In Sebaldella sp. S0638, one DNA window encodes the following:
- a CDS encoding DKNYY domain-containing protein has product MKKNYFIILVLLMINQLSFSLSCVYRGYKKENNKVYYVEKRRNETEKEIKEADYDTFEIIESEPYYRLLAKDKIYVYYQGEKIENVNSKTFEIIKENLPPDKGPWKYGCGSSGYIIEDKGKQYELKEIF; this is encoded by the coding sequence ATGAAAAAGAATTATTTTATTATTTTGGTTTTATTAATGATAAATCAGTTAAGTTTTAGTTTGAGCTGTGTATATAGAGGATATAAAAAAGAAAATAATAAAGTTTATTATGTGGAAAAAAGACGTAACGAAACAGAGAAAGAAATAAAAGAAGCAGATTATGACACATTTGAGATTATAGAATCAGAGCCGTATTACAGGCTGTTGGCAAAAGACAAAATATATGTATATTATCAGGGAGAAAAAATAGAAAATGTAAATTCAAAAACATTTGAAATCATAAAAGAAAATTTGCCGCCGGATAAGGGGCCGTGGAAATATGGATGCGGTTCTTCAGGATATATCATAGAGGATAAAGGGAAACAGTATGAATTAAAAGAGATATTTTAA